Proteins encoded together in one Chryseobacterium sp. G0201 window:
- a CDS encoding beta-ketoacyl synthase N-terminal-like domain-containing protein — protein sequence MSAVYINSAACISVQDTLNENFTQNLTPENSVLVVKAIEPNYKEFIPPAMSRRMSKTVKMSSVASKYALKEAGIENPDAIIVGTGMGCSQDSEKFLKNVIDNNEEFLTPTYFIQSTHNTVAGQIALALQCHAYNFTYVNTSSSLEFSMLDAKLQINDGEADNILVGSTDEQTDRTMELYKLNNTIKKEENLPVDYLNSKTDGVIWGEGSSFFVLGKEKTESSYAQLRDIKINNRLEQNEIQSFIGDFLTQNNLTFEEIDAVILGFSGDAKSDVYYTKAIDLFPNSALLYSKHLSGEFNTASGFSTFMACHILKDQQIPEVMIINFVKKEEIKNILLYNHLGGSDHSLVLLERA from the coding sequence ATGAGTGCAGTTTATATCAACAGTGCAGCCTGCATCTCGGTTCAGGACACTTTAAATGAAAATTTCACACAAAATCTTACGCCTGAAAATTCAGTTTTGGTTGTAAAAGCTATTGAACCTAATTACAAAGAATTCATTCCGCCCGCAATGAGCAGAAGAATGTCTAAAACAGTAAAAATGAGTTCTGTAGCCTCAAAATATGCTTTAAAAGAAGCCGGAATTGAAAATCCTGATGCGATTATTGTCGGAACAGGAATGGGATGTTCCCAAGATTCTGAAAAGTTTTTAAAAAATGTAATTGATAATAATGAAGAGTTCTTGACTCCAACTTATTTTATTCAGTCTACTCACAATACGGTTGCCGGGCAAATTGCTTTAGCATTACAATGCCACGCTTACAACTTCACGTATGTGAATACCTCTTCTTCATTGGAATTCTCGATGTTAGACGCCAAACTTCAAATTAATGATGGTGAAGCTGATAATATTTTGGTAGGTTCAACGGATGAACAGACCGACAGAACAATGGAATTGTATAAATTAAACAATACCATTAAAAAAGAAGAAAATCTTCCCGTTGATTATTTGAATTCAAAAACTGACGGTGTAATTTGGGGAGAAGGCTCAAGCTTTTTTGTTTTGGGAAAAGAAAAGACAGAAAGTTCTTACGCTCAATTGAGAGATATTAAAATCAATAATAGATTAGAACAGAATGAAATTCAAAGCTTTATCGGAGATTTTTTAACTCAAAACAATCTTACCTTTGAAGAAATTGACGCTGTTATTTTAGGCTTCAGCGGAGATGCAAAGTCTGATGTTTATTATACAAAAGCAATAGATTTATTTCCAAATTCGGCTTTGTTATATTCCAAACATTTAAGTGGAGAATTTAATACCGCAAGTGGTTTTTCAACATTTATGGCTTGTCATATTTTGAAAGATCAACAGATTCCGGAAGTGATGATTATTAATTTTGTAAAGAAAGAGGAGATTAAAAATATTCTACTTTATAATCATTTGGGAGGAAGTGATCATAGTTTGGTTTTGTTGGAGAGAGCTTAG
- a CDS encoding 3-oxoacyl-ACP synthase, translating to MMKKTDICTIENSKITFNEEVIFESQAEVFSEFAKEAYKSLELNYPKFHKMDNLSKLAFLASEVILKDEDHSKTAIVLANRSSSLDTDFKYQESINSQDNFFPSPAVFVYTLPNICVGEISIRHKMQTENAFFVLDEFDEKFLNDYSEQILQSGKAEKVLCGWVELYQESYKAFVYLLTN from the coding sequence ATGATGAAGAAAACCGACATTTGCACCATAGAAAACTCAAAAATAACCTTCAATGAAGAAGTTATTTTCGAAAGTCAAGCTGAAGTATTCTCAGAATTTGCGAAAGAAGCTTATAAAAGTTTAGAATTGAATTATCCTAAATTTCATAAAATGGATAACTTGAGTAAATTGGCATTTTTGGCTTCCGAAGTGATTTTAAAAGATGAAGATCACAGCAAAACAGCAATAGTTTTAGCGAACAGATCATCAAGTTTAGATACTGATTTCAAATATCAGGAAAGCATCAACTCTCAGGATAATTTCTTCCCGAGCCCGGCTGTTTTTGTGTACACGTTGCCTAACATCTGCGTCGGGGAAATAAGCATCAGACATAAAATGCAGACAGAGAATGCTTTTTTTGTTTTGGATGAATTTGATGAAAAATTTTTAAATGATTACTCAGAACAGATCTTACAGTCAGGAAAGGCTGAAAAGGTACTCTGTGGCTGGGTAGAGCTATATCAGGAAAGTTATAAAGCTTTTGTATATTTGCTTACGAACTAA
- a CDS encoding ABC transporter ATP-binding protein produces MENIIEIKNLYKKYKSAEEVSVNDISLNIDKNEIYGILGPNGAGKTTLISMLSGLIKPTSGTFKINGLSPQKDGFKLRQIIGIVPQEYALYPTLTAKENLMFFGSLYGLPHKKLKTAIDESLELMGLSKFADKKVEQFSGGMKRRCNLIAGTLHNPKVLFLDEPTVGVDVQSKKAIIDYLLDLNKKGTCIIYTSHHLSEAEEFCTKIAIIDHGKIHAVGTPEELVNRVPSAENLEDVFISLTGKELRDVVV; encoded by the coding sequence GTGGAGAATATCATTGAAATAAAAAATCTGTATAAAAAATACAAGTCTGCAGAAGAAGTTTCTGTAAATGATATCTCGTTGAATATTGATAAAAACGAAATCTACGGAATTCTGGGACCCAACGGAGCTGGAAAAACAACATTAATCTCAATGCTTTCGGGGTTGATAAAACCAACTTCAGGAACTTTTAAGATCAACGGATTATCTCCTCAAAAAGACGGTTTTAAATTAAGACAAATCATCGGGATCGTTCCTCAGGAATACGCATTATATCCGACTCTTACCGCAAAGGAAAACTTAATGTTTTTTGGAAGCTTGTACGGTTTACCTCATAAAAAATTAAAAACAGCGATTGATGAATCTTTAGAACTTATGGGTTTATCAAAATTCGCGGATAAAAAAGTAGAGCAATTCTCTGGAGGAATGAAGCGCCGTTGCAATTTGATAGCAGGAACACTTCACAATCCTAAAGTCTTATTTTTAGATGAACCAACCGTTGGCGTTGATGTTCAGTCTAAAAAAGCAATTATTGATTATCTTTTGGATTTAAATAAAAAAGGAACGTGCATCATTTATACCTCACATCACCTTTCTGAAGCAGAAGAATTCTGTACAAAAATCGCGATCATCGATCATGGAAAAATCCACGCGGTCGGAACTCCCGAAGAATTGGTGAATCGAGTTCCAAGTGCGGAAAATTTAGAAGATGTTTTCATTTCATTAACCGGAAAAGAATTAAGAGATGTTGTTGTATAA
- a CDS encoding acyl-CoA thioesterase, which produces MKGNKMQSNEKPIQCTEEVRVRFNETDPLGIVWHGHYIVYFEDGREAFGRQHGLTYLDIQKAGFVTPIVKSTCEHFLPLKYGETFNIVTTFVNTTAAKLIYKYELFNQDNKLVCSGETIQVFLDSDNNLCLYNPEFFQAWKDKMGL; this is translated from the coding sequence ATGAAAGGAAACAAAATGCAGTCTAACGAAAAACCAATCCAGTGTACAGAGGAAGTACGAGTACGATTCAATGAGACAGATCCGTTGGGTATTGTGTGGCATGGCCATTACATTGTGTATTTCGAAGACGGAAGAGAGGCTTTCGGCAGACAGCATGGCTTGACTTATCTTGATATTCAAAAAGCTGGATTTGTAACGCCTATCGTGAAAAGTACTTGTGAGCATTTTCTACCTTTAAAATATGGAGAAACATTCAATATCGTAACCACTTTTGTCAATACAACTGCGGCGAAATTGATTTATAAATACGAGCTTTTTAATCAAGACAATAAATTGGTGTGCAGTGGAGAAACCATTCAGGTTTTCTTAGATTCTGACAATAATTTATGTTTGTATAATCCTGAGTTTTTTCAAGCTTGGAAAGATAAAATGGGATTATGA
- a CDS encoding phosphopantetheine-binding protein — translation MENLQTELKHKIIEVLNLEDVSIEEIKDTDPLFGGGLGLDSIDALELIVLLDKDYGIKLADPKKGKEIFQSIDTMAKFIEENRTK, via the coding sequence ATGGAAAACTTACAAACTGAATTGAAGCACAAAATTATCGAAGTACTTAATCTTGAAGACGTTTCTATAGAAGAGATCAAAGATACTGATCCGTTATTCGGAGGAGGTTTAGGATTAGATTCTATCGACGCTTTAGAGTTGATCGTTCTTCTTGACAAAGATTATGGAATAAAATTAGCCGATCCTAAAAAAGGAAAGGAAATTTTTCAATCTATCGATACGATGGCAAAATTCATCGAAGAAAACAGAACAAAATAA
- a CDS encoding beta-ketoacyl-[acyl-carrier-protein] synthase family protein yields the protein MSQKIAITGMGIISSIGNNVEENFISLKTGKHGISDIQLFETRHTGNIKTGEIKLSNEELVQKLQLNEDNNVTRTALLGMVATKEAVESAGILDINGYKTGLISSTSVGGMDITEKYFYSYEDFPEKQKYIDSHDAGNSSLAIADYLGLKGMVSTISTACSSAANAIMMGAKLIKNGVLDRVIVGGTDSLSKFTLNGFSTLMILTDSYNTPFDNDRKGLNLGEAAAFLVLESDEVVKKENKKVLGYLSGYGNANDAHHQTASSENGQGAFLAMEKALKVSGLQKENIDYINVHGTATPNNDLSEGIAMIRIFGENQVPEFSSTKAFTGHTLAAAAGIEAVYSLLAIQNNIIFPNLNFKNKMEEFDLTPVTELKEKNIDHVLSNSFGFGGNCSTLIFSKS from the coding sequence ATGAGTCAAAAAATTGCCATAACAGGAATGGGCATCATATCTTCCATCGGAAACAATGTGGAAGAAAATTTTATTTCGTTAAAAACCGGAAAACACGGAATTTCAGATATTCAATTATTTGAAACCCGCCACACCGGAAATATTAAAACAGGCGAGATAAAACTATCTAATGAAGAATTGGTACAAAAACTTCAGCTTAATGAAGATAATAATGTGACAAGAACTGCTTTACTAGGTATGGTTGCTACAAAAGAAGCTGTAGAAAGTGCCGGAATATTAGATATTAACGGCTACAAAACGGGTTTAATTTCCTCAACAAGCGTTGGCGGAATGGATATCACCGAAAAATATTTCTACTCCTATGAAGACTTTCCTGAAAAGCAAAAATATATCGACTCTCATGATGCAGGAAATTCATCATTAGCGATTGCAGATTATTTAGGTCTGAAAGGTATGGTTTCGACCATCAGTACGGCTTGTTCTTCAGCAGCTAACGCGATTATGATGGGCGCAAAGCTTATTAAAAATGGTGTTTTAGACCGCGTGATCGTTGGTGGAACAGATTCTCTTTCAAAATTTACTTTGAATGGATTTAGTACCCTAATGATTCTTACCGATTCTTACAATACACCTTTCGACAATGACAGAAAAGGATTAAATCTCGGAGAAGCAGCCGCTTTTCTGGTGTTGGAATCTGATGAAGTTGTTAAAAAAGAAAATAAAAAAGTCCTAGGCTATCTTTCGGGCTATGGAAATGCCAATGATGCTCACCATCAAACCGCTTCTTCAGAAAACGGACAAGGTGCATTTCTGGCGATGGAAAAAGCATTGAAAGTCTCAGGTTTACAGAAAGAAAACATCGATTATATCAACGTTCACGGAACCGCAACTCCAAATAATGATCTATCGGAAGGAATTGCGATGATCAGAATTTTTGGAGAAAATCAAGTCCCGGAATTTAGTTCTACAAAAGCATTTACAGGTCATACTTTGGCGGCGGCGGCAGGAATTGAAGCCGTATATTCATTGTTGGCTATTCAAAATAATATCATTTTCCCGAATCTTAACTTTAAAAATAAGATGGAAGAATTTGATTTAACTCCCGTTACTGAATTGAAAGAAAAGAATATCGATCATGTACTTTCCAATTCATTTGGGTTTGGAGGAAATTGTTCAACTTTAATTTTCTCAAAATCATGA
- a CDS encoding dialkylrecorsinol condensing enzyme DarA, producing MQKNILVIYYSQTGQLEDIVKNVAQPFENNKEEYNVTYYNIQLKEDFPFPWSSDVFFNTFPESYLQIPSEILAPSEEVLNKKYDLIIFGYQVWYLTPSIPIISFLKSGYAENILKDTPVITISATRNMWMLSQEKLKVYLKDMKAQLVGNVALVDRHDNYTSVLTILRWLTTGQKEKSGMLPAAGVSDEEITGSVKYGKIIEKHLKNNDLDNLQPDLINNGAVEIRPFLVRVEKVGNKIFTVWSNLIIKKKEKRPLLIKFFKVYLMAAIWVISPIVLVLHLLTTPIFWFKRQKQKKYLQGINLK from the coding sequence ATGCAAAAAAATATACTTGTAATATATTATTCACAAACGGGACAATTGGAGGACATCGTAAAAAATGTCGCTCAACCGTTTGAAAATAATAAAGAAGAATATAATGTTACGTATTATAATATTCAGTTAAAGGAAGATTTTCCTTTTCCCTGGTCTAGTGATGTGTTTTTCAACACATTTCCGGAGTCTTATTTACAGATTCCGAGCGAGATACTTGCACCTTCTGAAGAGGTTTTGAATAAAAAATATGACCTCATTATTTTTGGTTATCAGGTTTGGTATTTAACACCATCCATTCCTATCATTTCGTTCCTGAAAAGTGGTTATGCAGAAAATATTCTTAAAGATACCCCTGTTATTACCATTTCAGCAACAAGAAACATGTGGATGCTTTCTCAGGAAAAACTGAAAGTATATTTAAAAGATATGAAAGCCCAACTTGTAGGAAATGTCGCTTTGGTAGACAGACACGACAATTATACAAGTGTATTAACGATTTTGCGCTGGTTAACAACCGGACAAAAAGAAAAATCAGGGATGCTTCCCGCGGCAGGAGTTTCAGATGAAGAAATTACAGGTTCTGTAAAATACGGCAAGATCATTGAAAAGCATTTAAAAAATAATGATCTGGATAATCTTCAGCCCGATTTGATCAATAACGGAGCTGTAGAGATCCGCCCTTTTTTGGTAAGAGTAGAAAAGGTAGGAAACAAGATCTTCACCGTTTGGTCTAACCTGATTATCAAGAAAAAAGAAAAACGACCATTGCTGATAAAATTCTTTAAGGTATATTTGATGGCAGCAATCTGGGTAATTTCACCCATCGTTTTAGTTTTACACCTGCTGACGACACCTATATTTTGGTTTAAAAGGCAAAAACAGAAAAAATATTTACAAGGAATTAATTTAAAATAG
- a CDS encoding ABC transporter permease, which yields MEIKENDIINIHQFLPHRNPMLMTDYILELTKEKVVTSFEILEDNIFVHNNEFVEAGLIENLAQTCSSILGQSFFENPEADTKVIGFITNIKKIEVFALPKVGDKIISKASLISQYENICNIFCETFNNDELLIRGEINLFIQEIKQ from the coding sequence ATGGAAATCAAGGAAAACGACATCATCAATATTCATCAATTCTTACCTCATCGCAATCCAATGCTGATGACAGATTATATTCTGGAATTGACCAAAGAAAAAGTGGTGACTTCGTTTGAAATTCTGGAAGACAATATTTTTGTGCATAATAATGAGTTCGTTGAAGCTGGTTTAATTGAAAACCTTGCGCAAACCTGTTCATCAATTCTCGGACAAAGTTTCTTCGAAAATCCTGAAGCCGATACAAAAGTGATCGGTTTTATTACCAATATCAAAAAAATTGAAGTTTTCGCGTTGCCTAAAGTTGGTGACAAAATTATTTCAAAAGCATCTTTGATTTCTCAGTATGAAAATATCTGCAACATCTTTTGTGAGACCTTCAATAATGATGAATTATTGATCAGAGGTGAGATTAATTTGTTTATTCAGGAAATAAAACAATAA
- a CDS encoding BtrH N-terminal domain-containing protein encodes MKLNFEHHQTAHCENGVASNLLINKGLKLSEPMIFGIGSGLFFVYLPFLKVNFAPGFSYRPMPGAIFSKAAKRLGIKIKREKFSNPKDAQLALEKNLENNVPTGLQVGVFNLTYFPEEYKFHFNAHNLVVYGKENGRFLISDPVMDYTTSLSEAELEKVRYAKGALPPKGHMYYPTYIPENVNLEEAIKKGIKDTCKNMLAPVPIIGVRAMRWVAKSIPKWADKKGTKVTNHYLGQLIRMQEEIGTGGGGFRFIYGAFLQEAAVILKNDELKELSKEITAIGDLWRDFAVDIARVYKNRNSKSDIYNQLSKSMLHIADLEEAFYKKLRKAI; translated from the coding sequence ATGAAACTTAATTTTGAACACCATCAAACTGCGCATTGCGAAAACGGTGTTGCCTCTAATTTATTAATAAACAAAGGACTGAAACTCAGCGAACCAATGATCTTCGGAATTGGCTCTGGGTTATTTTTCGTGTATTTACCTTTTTTAAAAGTAAATTTCGCCCCAGGTTTTAGTTACAGACCAATGCCGGGAGCTATTTTCAGCAAAGCCGCAAAAAGACTGGGAATTAAAATTAAAAGAGAAAAATTCTCGAATCCTAAAGACGCACAATTAGCGTTAGAAAAAAACTTAGAAAACAATGTACCTACAGGTTTACAGGTTGGGGTTTTTAACCTTACGTATTTTCCTGAAGAATATAAATTCCACTTCAACGCCCATAATTTAGTTGTTTACGGAAAAGAAAACGGAAGATTCTTGATCAGTGATCCAGTGATGGATTACACCACTTCCCTTTCCGAAGCCGAATTGGAAAAAGTAAGATATGCTAAAGGCGCACTTCCTCCAAAAGGGCATATGTACTACCCTACTTACATTCCTGAAAATGTAAATCTGGAAGAAGCCATCAAAAAAGGAATCAAAGATACCTGCAAAAATATGCTGGCTCCCGTTCCGATTATTGGCGTAAGAGCTATGAGATGGGTAGCGAAAAGCATCCCGAAATGGGCAGATAAAAAAGGAACAAAAGTCACCAATCATTATTTGGGACAGCTTATTAGAATGCAGGAAGAAATTGGTACCGGCGGTGGCGGTTTCAGGTTTATTTACGGTGCATTTTTGCAAGAGGCTGCCGTAATTCTTAAGAATGATGAGTTGAAAGAATTATCTAAAGAAATTACCGCAATTGGTGACCTTTGGAGAGATTTTGCCGTAGATATTGCGAGAGTTTACAAAAATAGAAATTCTAAAAGCGATATTTACAACCAACTTTCAAAATCAATGCTTCATATTGCTGATCTGGAAGAAGCTTTCTATAAAAAACTGAGAAAAGCAATCTAA
- a CDS encoding beta-ketoacyl-ACP synthase III, whose protein sequence is MYDVFITKASTYLPNEPVSNDEMETYLGYINDAKSKAKSLILRNNKITTRYYALDKEGNPTHTNAQITAKAIEGLFDENFKKEDMKLLSVGTTSPDQIQPSHASMVHGELNIGKSIEINTATGLCNSGMNALNYGFLSVKAGVQEAAVCAGSERMSAWMTADKFNHEAENLVLLEERPIIAFKREFLRWMLSDGAGAFLLQNKPRENEVSLKIDFIDFYSYAHEIEACMYAGCEKQEDGSLKSWADYPSDEWLKQSIFALKQDTKILDKYILVKGAESLRSSFDKHNLDPESIDHVLAHISSGYFKEGLKDEFANVGLDFPWEKWFYNLSEVGNIGAGSIFIALEQLMNSGKLKKGEKILLCVPESGRFAYSCALLTVC, encoded by the coding sequence ATGTACGACGTATTTATAACAAAAGCCTCAACATATTTACCGAATGAACCCGTTTCTAATGATGAAATGGAAACCTATCTAGGGTATATAAATGATGCCAAATCAAAAGCTAAGTCATTGATTTTAAGAAACAATAAAATCACAACAAGATATTACGCTTTAGATAAAGAAGGAAATCCTACACATACCAATGCTCAGATAACAGCAAAAGCAATTGAAGGTCTTTTTGATGAAAATTTCAAAAAAGAAGACATGAAATTGTTATCTGTAGGGACAACTTCACCAGACCAGATCCAGCCATCACACGCATCAATGGTTCATGGTGAATTAAACATTGGAAAATCTATCGAAATAAATACTGCAACAGGCCTTTGCAACTCAGGGATGAATGCTTTGAACTACGGTTTTCTTTCCGTAAAAGCAGGCGTTCAGGAAGCAGCAGTCTGTGCCGGTTCTGAAAGAATGTCAGCTTGGATGACGGCTGATAAATTCAACCATGAAGCAGAAAATTTAGTATTATTGGAAGAAAGACCCATCATCGCTTTCAAAAGAGAATTCCTGAGATGGATGCTTTCTGATGGAGCAGGTGCTTTCTTATTGCAAAATAAGCCAAGAGAAAATGAAGTTTCTTTAAAAATTGATTTCATTGATTTCTATTCTTACGCTCACGAAATCGAAGCTTGTATGTATGCAGGTTGTGAAAAGCAGGAAGACGGAAGCCTGAAATCTTGGGCAGATTACCCTTCGGACGAATGGTTAAAGCAATCAATTTTTGCACTAAAACAAGACACTAAAATTTTAGATAAATATATTTTGGTGAAAGGTGCCGAAAGTTTAAGATCATCTTTCGACAAGCACAATCTTGATCCCGAATCTATCGATCACGTTTTAGCTCATATTTCTTCAGGTTATTTTAAAGAAGGACTTAAAGATGAGTTTGCTAATGTAGGCTTGGATTTCCCATGGGAAAAATGGTTCTATAATCTTTCTGAGGTGGGAAATATCGGTGCTGGTTCTATTTTCATTGCTTTAGAACAATTAATGAATTCAGGGAAGTTGAAAAAAGGAGAAAAAATACTTCTTTGCGTTCCTGAAAGTGGAAGATTCGCGTATTCTTGTGCTTTGTTAACCGTTTGCTAA
- a CDS encoding ABC transporter permease, producing MLLYKLWRSFVKEILLLKRDIGGIVIIFVMPLLLIITITLIQDSTFKNLEGSKIPIIFIDNDKSEISKSIKHELENGKTFELVTNYTEKSAQDAVFSGDYQMAIVIPENLTKDLNANIDSKVQTIVSSFGIEADSASAKKNVDIKAKDILLYFDPATNIGFKNNVMNAVNKMVFEIENKKIYKAFQDQLGTTENLDENKNLISFKEITPTKGKMDVIPNSVQHNVPAWALFAIFFIVVPLSINLVKEKSQGTSVRVRVSPTPYYIHILGKTCTYLIICIIQFLLMVAVGIYLFPYMDLPQFDVTGKMFHLIIVTIFAGLAAIGFGVLLGTLADTQEQSAPFGATSVVVLAAVGGIWVPVFLMPEFMQTVAKFSPMNWGLNAYYDIILRNSGIAGIAKELALLFLFYIAMVTISIFYERKQNAV from the coding sequence ATGTTGTTGTATAAATTGTGGAGAAGTTTCGTTAAGGAAATCCTTTTACTGAAAAGAGATATCGGAGGAATCGTCATTATTTTTGTGATGCCTTTATTGCTGATCATAACGATCACATTAATTCAGGATTCTACATTTAAAAATCTGGAAGGCTCAAAAATTCCGATTATTTTTATTGATAACGACAAATCTGAAATTTCAAAAAGTATAAAACATGAGCTCGAAAATGGTAAAACATTCGAATTAGTGACCAATTACACCGAAAAATCTGCGCAAGATGCCGTTTTTTCCGGTGATTATCAGATGGCAATCGTCATTCCTGAAAATTTAACGAAAGATTTAAATGCAAATATTGATTCTAAGGTCCAGACCATTGTAAGCTCATTTGGAATTGAGGCAGATTCAGCTTCTGCAAAAAAGAATGTTGACATAAAAGCCAAAGACATTCTCTTGTATTTTGATCCGGCAACCAATATCGGTTTCAAAAACAATGTAATGAATGCCGTTAATAAAATGGTTTTTGAGATCGAAAATAAAAAAATCTACAAAGCATTCCAGGATCAATTGGGAACCACGGAAAATCTAGATGAAAATAAAAACTTAATCAGTTTTAAAGAAATTACGCCTACAAAAGGAAAAATGGACGTGATACCAAATTCCGTTCAGCATAATGTTCCGGCTTGGGCGCTTTTTGCGATATTTTTTATCGTCGTTCCGCTTTCTATTAATTTAGTGAAAGAAAAAAGTCAGGGAACGAGCGTAAGAGTAAGAGTCAGTCCGACGCCTTATTATATTCATATTTTAGGAAAAACGTGTACGTATTTGATCATCTGTATCATTCAGTTTTTATTGATGGTTGCGGTGGGAATTTACCTTTTCCCTTATATGGATCTTCCGCAATTTGATGTGACAGGAAAAATGTTTCATTTAATTATCGTTACCATTTTCGCAGGATTAGCAGCTATTGGTTTTGGTGTTTTATTAGGAACATTAGCTGATACTCAGGAACAATCTGCACCGTTTGGAGCAACTTCTGTTGTTGTATTGGCAGCAGTCGGAGGAATATGGGTTCCCGTATTCTTAATGCCTGAATTTATGCAGACCGTTGCGAAATTCTCACCCATGAACTGGGGACTGAACGCTTATTACGACATCATTCTAAGAAACAGCGGAATCGCAGGTATCGCAAAAGAACTGGCTTTATTATTTTTATTTTATATTGCCATGGTCACTATTTCAATTTTTTATGAAAGGAAACAAAATGCAGTCTAA
- a CDS encoding beta-ketoacyl synthase N-terminal-like domain-containing protein, with the protein MRKEVYITDYNCVTPLGFDVASNWNALLQGKSGVAKHKVIENQEAFYTSIIDSEKLEEEFNRFFDSAQKSKIRRLANDNMDFTRLEKMFLLSLKPLVERHNISDETAFILSTTKGNISLLKNKATVPEGAYLSSLAQKIADFFGFKTKPIVVCNACVSGVMAIAIAKNMIQAGRYKDAFVVAGDEISEFVISGFNSFQAIGNEPCKPYDKNRNGINLGEATAAAFITSHCEERSDEAISNEKFSFKILGDSAINDANHISGPSRTGDGLYASIKNAMTEANVSAEQINFISAHGTATIYNDEMEAIAFNRMELQNVPLNSMKGFYGHCLGASGLLESIISMESALHSTLISSKNFEEMGVSQPLHIIKENQPADIKYILKTASGFGGCNAAIVLEKC; encoded by the coding sequence ATGAGAAAAGAAGTTTACATCACAGATTACAACTGCGTCACTCCTTTAGGATTTGATGTTGCATCCAACTGGAATGCTTTACTTCAAGGAAAATCAGGCGTTGCAAAACATAAAGTGATCGAAAATCAGGAAGCTTTTTATACTTCTATTATCGATTCTGAAAAATTGGAAGAAGAATTCAACAGATTCTTCGACTCCGCTCAGAAATCGAAGATTCGGCGTTTAGCCAATGACAATATGGATTTCACGAGGCTTGAAAAAATGTTTTTGTTAAGTTTAAAACCTTTGGTAGAAAGACATAACATTTCAGACGAAACTGCTTTTATTTTATCGACAACAAAAGGAAATATCAGCTTATTAAAAAATAAAGCAACTGTACCGGAAGGTGCTTATCTTTCAAGTTTAGCACAAAAAATCGCTGACTTTTTCGGATTTAAAACCAAGCCCATTGTAGTTTGTAACGCCTGTGTTTCAGGAGTAATGGCGATTGCTATTGCTAAAAATATGATTCAAGCAGGAAGATATAAAGATGCATTTGTCGTGGCTGGAGATGAGATCTCCGAATTTGTGATTTCAGGATTCAATTCTTTTCAAGCCATCGGAAACGAACCGTGCAAACCTTATGATAAAAATCGTAACGGAATCAATCTTGGAGAAGCTACAGCAGCAGCTTTTATTACAAGTCATTGCGAGGAACGAAGTGACGAAGCAATCTCAAACGAAAAGTTTAGTTTTAAAATATTAGGGGACTCAGCAATCAATGATGCCAATCATATTTCCGGACCTTCAAGAACGGGAGACGGATTGTATGCAAGCATTAAAAATGCAATGACAGAAGCGAATGTTTCAGCAGAACAAATCAATTTTATATCTGCACACGGAACAGCAACTATATATAACGACGAAATGGAAGCTATTGCTTTCAACAGAATGGAATTACAAAATGTTCCTCTCAACAGCATGAAAGGTTTTTACGGACACTGTTTAGGAGCATCAGGTCTACTGGAAAGCATTATTTCTATGGAAAGTGCTCTTCACAGTACCTTAATTTCATCTAAAAACTTTGAAGAAATGGGAGTTTCCCAACCTTTACATATTATTAAAGAAAACCAGCCTGCAGACATCAAATATATTTTGAAAACAGCTTCAGGTTTTGGCGGGTGTAATGCTGCAATTGTTTTAGAAAAATGTTAA